TTCAAGAATTATGCCGTTCTTGACTGCGTCCAGCACATCCTTTCCCCATGTGAAGGGCGCATGACCGGCGACTAGGACGCCTGGGGTTCCGAGGTAATCTCTCTCGGAAAAAGCTTCTTCGATTATCCTGCCTGTGTTCGACTCGTAATCGGTTTCTGTCTCTTCGGCGTTCAGCAATCTCGTACAGGGTACTTCATTGTAGAAGTGATCGGCATGAGTCGTTCCGAAGCAGGGAATGCTTTTTCCTGCCTGTGCCCACGAAGTTGCCCAGGTTGAGTGGGTATGGACTACACCGCCGATTTTGCCAAAGCATCTGTAAAGAAGGACATGAGTTGGAGTGTCGGAAGAAGGCCTCAGTTCACCTTCGACTACTCTTCCTTCAAGGTCGACAACAACCATATTGTCTGGGGAAAGATCGGAGTAGTCTACCCCGCTTGGCTTAATAACTACGAGACGCTCCTTTCTGGAGATTCCGCTTGCGTTTCCCCACGTGAGTTTTACCAGTCCAGATTCAATGAGCGCAACATTCGCTCTGTAGACTTCCTCCTTCAGTTCACGCAGCATAGACTTCCCCCTACCAAGAGATTAGCGTACACTTCCAGCGATTTGAACCTGCAAACTACAGCTTCTTCAGCTTGTAGTATAGCTCGTTATATCTAAGCTCCTTTTTGAACTCTTTGATATCCGTTTTATCGTCAATTACTACCATCTCAATTCCAAACATATCACTAAGATCTTCAAGCTGTTCCACAGTAACAGTGTAGCTCATACTTGAATGGTGAGCCCCGCCGGCGAGTATCCACGCAGTCGCCGCCGTTGCCAGATCCGGCTTTGGAACCCATAACGCCCTTGCAACAGGAAGCTTCGGCATATCTTCGTCCTGCTTCACTACTTCAAGTTCATTGACTATCATCCTGAACCTGTCTCCAAACTCGACTATACAGGCCTGGACGGCAGGCCCTTCCTTCGCATTGAACACCAGTCTCGCGGGAGGTTCTTTCCCTCCAATCGAAAGGGGATGCACTTCGAGAGAAGGTGTACCGTCCGCTATGGATTCACAGACTTCTAGCATGTGAGATCCAAGTTCTTTTATGTTTCCCGGTTCGAAGTGATAAATGTAGTCTTCGATGAAGGAGGTTCCAACATCGATGCCTTCAGCCATCACCTTCATGATTCTAACAAGGGCCGCGGACTTCCAGTCACCTTCGCCCCCGAATCCGTAGCCATCTCTCATGAGTCTCTGCACTGCGATTCCCGGAAGCTGTCTCATTCCGTGGAGGTCCTGAAAAGTGGTTGTGAATGCTTTGAAGCCGCCCTCTTCCAAAAATCTTCGGAGTGCGATTTCTATTCTTGCGGCTTCCCATATAGATGCCTGAAAGACTTCTTCAGAGACTGTTGATTTCTTGATAGGGTATTCCTCCTGGTACCTATTCACGAGCTCCTCAGCTTCGCTTCTCTTAACTTGTTTGAAATACCCCTCAATGTAGTCACCAACTGCGAAGCCGTGAACTTCATAACCAAAGTCAATCTGAGCATCGACCTTGTTTCCCTCAGTGACCGCGACATCTCTCATATTGTCGCCAAGCCTTGCAACCTTTAGTGTATGAGCTTCATTCCAGCCGAGCGCCGCCCTAATCCAGTCTTCCATCTTTGATATGACCTTAGAATCGCTCCAGTGTCCCGCGATGACCTTGCGCTTGAGTTCAAGCCTTGTCGAGATGAATCCAAACTCCCTTCCTCCGTGGGCGGACTGGTTAGTGTTCATGTAGTCCATATCGATGGTATTCCAGGGTATCTTCTGCTCGAACTGAGTATGGAAGTGGAGGAAAGGCTTTTCAAGTGATTTAAGTCCGGCAATCCACATCTTTGCGGGTGAAAACGTGTGCATCCAGGCTATCAAACCTACGCAGATTTTGCTAGAATTAGCTTCATCAATTACTTTCTTTATCTGATTTGCATCCTTTAACACTGGTTTCCAGGCAATCTTTATAGGAGATGAAATCGCATCGTTGAGTGCATCGACCAGTTTCTTCGAATTCTCTTCAACCTTTTTCAGAACCTCCTTTCCATACAGTTCCTGACTTCCTGTTATAAACCATACTTCAAGGTCTCTAGTAATAGTAATCAGTCCTCCTTTTTGAAATACAACCACTCATCCAGAAAGTTTTGATGTCGGCTAAAGGCTCCAGGTTGCAATCTAGGAATGATTTATCGCTCATACTTCCTCTCTTTGCCGATCTTATGGGTTATAGGTGAGCCGTTGAATGAGCAGGATCTCTGTGAGCCTCTCATCCTTGACTATCTTTTTCTCTCAGCGCTGCCAGTCCACAAAACAGAGAGTCTGATCCCGGAGAACATAAAGTCCCGTTTTACCGGCTCATCCCTGCCAGAAGTGATTCCTCGCCGCCCAAATTTCTCCTATTACATTGTGGATGCCTCACGATGACGGTCAGTTCTTGATTCAATATCTCGGGCCATTAGTGTGAATCATTTCCTGGAGCCCTTGATCTTAAGTCCCCTCTTCGTGAGCTAAGACGAATCGAGGAGTGGTTGAAATCGATAGGATTACATACCCTTCACGACTGAACCACTCTCAGGAAATCCCCGGGAAAACATGAGTGCCTTGACTAGTCCGCTGACGCAGACAATTAGTATTCGGGCAAAAGTCACGATAGAATCTGGGGCCTGCCGTTAATGCTCCACCCGGCGATGCGTCATCTCAAGGGATTCTCAGTTAAGCATCCTGCCTTCCTGGCCTAACACCCTGCCCGTACCTAGTGCATCTTCCACATTATTTCCTTCGTTTTTTCATAGAGCTCGCGGAAAATCAAGTACTGTTTCTCATAAACCCTCTGGTTTTCGGAATTTGGACTTATCGGATCTCGGAATTTCACCCACTCTTTTATTCTTTCCGGTCTGTCTATCAATCCAACACCTAGCCCCGCAAGGAAGGCATCGCCAAAGGGCGCTTCAACTAGACTGGATACCTGTCTCATTTTGTAACCGGTTATATCTGCGAAAATTCTGTTCCATGCAGTAGATTTGGCCACTCCGCCAACTATCCAGCACTCATCGTCAAGTTTCAATCCAGCCTTGATTCCGTTTTCCATGTTGTGCCTCAATGCGTATGCAGCACCTTCCATGAGTGCCTTGTACATGTGGGCTCTTGTGTGAACTAGCGTAACTCCAAAGAATACACCCTTCGCAAAGGGATCCCAGATGGGCGACCTTTCACCCATGAAATAAGGAAGCACTACGATTCCGTCACTTCCTGCAGGAATCTTTTCAACTTCCATGTCGAGGAGCTGATACGGAGATTTGCCTGTCCTTTGACCAACGGACTCTTCACTGTCGGCAAACTCTTCCTTGAACCACTTGGCAAGAGCCCCGGTAGTTGCCGAGCCTCCAAAAGAGTAGATTCTTTCAGTATCGTTCACCACGTATGGGAAGCTCACCAAACCAAATGGCAGATCCTTGCCGTCGTGTACGGTACCCCAGCAGGTAGAAGTTCCAACCATTGCAACGTGTTCGCCTTCTTCAAGAGCTCCCGCCGAAAGCTGAGCAACCGGGGCATCTATCCCCCCTGAGACTACCGGAGTACCTTCGAGAAGGCCGCACAGCTTTGAGCTTTCGGCAGTTACTCTGCCGACGACATCGCTCGACTTGACGATTCTCTCGGGAAGGTATTCAATGGGAATTCCCAGGGCCTCACACATCTCCTTCGACCAGGTCAGCTTTCTTATGTCGAATACGCCGCCAATGTTTCCTGCCGAGGAGTAATCAATTGCGTTCTCACCTGTAAGCTGATAAACCATGTAGTCCTTCGGTGTCACGAATTGATATATCTTTTTCCAGATATCCGGCCTGTTGTCTCTGAGCCACATTATTTTTGTGAATCCATAATAGGAATCGACATAGTTTCCCGTAATCGAAAAGATCTTATCCTTTGATATGTTTTCCTTCACCCAGGCGGTCTGCGACGTCGCTCTTCTGTCCATCCAGATGAGGCAAGGGTGCAGAGGCTTCATTCCACTGTCAACAGGGACTCCCGACCCTCCATAAAGTCCGCTTACGGCCAGTGCGGCTATTTCCTTCTTCGGCACTCCCGACTTCTCAGACACTTCTTTTATGGTTTCGAAAGCCGCCTTAACCCAAACATCGGGCCACTGCTCAGCCCAGTTTGAACCGGGCTTAATGACGTCATACTCTCTTTGAGCTTCTACTAGTACCTCTCCTTTTTCATTTACCATCACACTCTTTGTTCCCTGGGTGCCAATATCACATCCGATTAAGTACATACACATCACCTTCTAGATTTCGTCGATTTTATGCCTTAACCACGATTTTACCTCATCCAGTCCGGACTTGCCTGAGTCGAGCCCCACGCCTTCGGGGCATTTGGATGCTCGCAAGACGGCAAAGATTTTGCTCGCGTGGACACCGGCAACATGATAGATTTACGGGCCACAAACCAGTTCCTGCTAGACTTAAGACCAGCTTGATTTTCGATGCTGAGTCCCGTCCTGTTTTCAAATGATGACTCTTTCTCTTCAAGACTCGGGAACACTTTCTCCTCAGGTCTAGAAAGCTCTCATTACCGGAACTTATGCTAGAGGCAATCCTTCTTCAAAGAGTTAGAGCTTTCCGTCCAGGGAAAACTCGATTACACTGGCCGACATCGAATCCAGCTTCACGGTCATTTTCGGAGAGCAGGAGGTAAGCTCTTTGCTCCAAAGTTTTATTCGTTCTGGATTGTCAAAGTCATTCATTTCATCGGGAGCAGACCCCGTCAATATATGCTGTACTGCCCTCTTCTGGACCTCAATTCCCGAAAGATCGAGACTGACTTCTACATCCTTCTGATAGTAGTTGATAAGGGCAACGCTCAAAATATTCTTATCTTCGTTATAGGTGGCCGATCCATCAACATAGGGAACATCGCTGAGCTTGAAGCTGTTTCGGCCCTCGACGAATGTCTTGGAGTTTATTTCGTAAGTTTCTGAGCCAATCGCCATGTCCAGGACAGTTCTTCCGGTGTGATTCACAAATAGATCAAATGCATGATAGATAGGAGTCAATACCATTTCGTCGCCTTTTGTCTTTATCATGCCGAGAGCATTCACCATTTGCGCAAGATTAGCCATTTGAACTGTATTTGCCATACGATGCATAACAGCGAAGATTCCTGCCGCAAAGAGACCGTCTTTCAAAGCGTAGGGTTCCTCCAGAAGCACAATTCTCTTCTCTGCGCCTTCCCTTTCCGCGCTGATTTTGTACCAGATATTCCATTCATCAAAGGAGATCTTGACATGATCCAAACGCAGGTGTTTTATCAGCCCCTCCAGGAGTTTGAGTCTCTGTTCACAGTAGTAGACAGATGCGACGGTACCGAAGTAGTCATCGCAGCCGTGATACTGGTGGATAGAGATGTAATCTATCAGATGTCCCGCATGTTTCAACACAGTCATGTCCCAGCCGGGGTTATCGGCTCCAACTGCGATTACCTTTATCGACGGATCCACACCCTTCATGAACTGAGTGTACTGGCGGAGTTTTTCTGCGTACTCGGCCGCACTGCAATGGCCTACCTGCCAGGGTCCGTATACTTCGTTCCCGATTCCCCAGTACTTAACGCCGTAGGGCTCCGGATGACCATTTTCTTTTCTCATTTGAGCATATTTCGTCGGGGTGTCGAGGTTGCAGTATTCAAGCCAGGCAATTGCTTCGTCAAGAGTCGCCGTTCCGAGACTAACGGCCAGATATGGTTCGGTATTTATTTCGCGACAATACTCTATAAATTCATCAGTCCCAAATTTGTTTGACTCCACACCTCCCCAGATGTAATTGAGAAGTTGCGGGCGCTTTTCGAGAGGGCCTATACCGTCTTGCCAGTGGTAGGCAGACACAAAGTTTCCGCCAGGCCATCTTAAGATTGGGCACTTTATGTTCTTCACGGCGTCCATGACGTCCCTTCTGAAACCCCTCGAATCTGATTTTGGAGATTTCTCGTTATAGATACCGTCGTAAATGCATCTTCCTAGATGTTCTGTGAAGTGACCGTAAATCATATTGTCAATTTTTCCGATCTTCCTAGGCCAGATTTTTACAGATGTCTGCACTTCATTCCCTCCCTGGTAATTAGATGATCACTCTATAAGCCAACTGCTTTCAATCTCAGTATAGTTATGGAATTTTCTGCAAAGGTAAAAGTAAACTCGTTTGATAGACCCGATAGAACATATTTCTTTGGCAGGACCTTTTCAGGGTTCTGGAAAGTGTTCTCATCGAAGACGCTGTCGGAAGTCATCAGAATCACTTCTGCCTGCTCCTTGATCTTCAATTCCTCGCCAATTTCGACTCTGACTTCTTTCTCTTCGGGCCATGGATTCACAATCTTTATGATCAAGTTCTCCGTTTCACGATCATAGACGCAGACGTGGTACAGGGACTTAAACCAGTAACCGATAACCTCGAGATTCTCGTCAGTAAGTTCAGAAGGTATGACCACATCTCCGAGATTCTCATTGAAGAGTTTCTGAACATGATAGCTTGGGGTTCCATATACTCTTGTGTTGTCGAACCAGATCAGGTCCGGCGTCCACTGCGACCAGCCCGGCCTGTTGAATAGAGGCGCGTAAGCCGCCATTATTACTATGTCTGAATTGCGTTCAATGCCTGTCATCAAGGCCGCTTCCGCCATTGCTGCTTGAAGGGAGTTTCTTGTCCCAGCCGCGTGAGCTGCGTATTCTCCGAGCATGACCTTTGGACCAGTTCTGTCGTACTTGTCGTATCTTTCGGTGTTTCTTAACATCCATTCCGGAACAGCGTACATATGTTCGTCAAGAATTTCGACATCGTTTTCTCTTGCCCATCTCCATGCCCGGTTGAATGAAGCTCCTTCATATGAAGGCGGGCCGCTGAACACAATGATGATTTCAGGATATTTCGCTTTGACAGCTTCTCTGAACAACGGGAAGCGATCGTAATACTCCGTTCCCCAGTTCTCGTTTCCAATGCCTATGTACTTGACATCGAACGGTTCTGGATGACCAAGCTCGACACGCTTCGAGCCCCAGAATGAAGTCTGCGGACCATTTGCAAACTCTATGAAGTCAAGAACATTAGTAATCCATTCCTCCATCTCATCTATCGGACAGTACTCGGCTCCTCGAACCTGACAGGACATGCCCGAGTTGAAGATCGGTATGGGCTCAGCTTCTAGGCGTTCCGACAGAAGAAGATATTCGGAGAATCCGATTCCATATGACTGGTGATAGCCCCAGAGGTTGTAATTTGCTTTTCTCTCTTCTACCGGTCCAATTGTATCCTTCCATCTATAGGCGTTCTCCAGGCTGTCACCTTCAACGAGGCAGCCGCCCGGAAACCTTACGAAACCAGGTCTAAGCTCTTCAAGCATATTGAGGAGATCTACCCTCATGCCGTTCCAGTTCTCTTCAGGGAAAAGCGAAATCATGTCCAGGCAGACCTCGCCGGCCCCTTTCAATGTTAGTAGAAGCCTGCTATTGCCGTAGTCTTCGGGGATTTCGAATTCGACCGAATACTTTTCCCACTCAGCGCCAAAAGCCGAGCCGAGGCTTGCCTCAACGATTTTATTGCCCTTCGCATCCGTGAGTAGCACAGCGATCTCACCGCTGTATTCCGAATTACCTCGAATGAATGCGGAAAACTCGTAACGTTTCCCTTTCTTCAAAGGGATGCCGTCGTAACCGTTATTGGAGAGCGATACGGATTTGTTTTCCGATGCAATATCAAAACTCAGGTAATGCAGATTGTTCTCATTCAGCGGTAGGTCCGAGTCTATTGAGAAGGTGGCCTGACAACCTGTTTCAAAGACTGCAAACCAGCCTTCGAGAGGATCTTTGTGTTCGAAAGATCTATTTCTTACCAATTCTGCGTACAGGCCGCCATCTACTGCATGGTTTATGTCTTCAAAGAATATACCGTAGAGGAAGGGACTTATTTCGGGACCAAGATTGCTGGGGTCTATTGTCAGCACATGATCTGTATTCGCAACGAGAGTTACCGGAACAAGAGCCATCATGAGAACAAAGGTTAATAAAATGGTGGCTGTTTTCATTTAGATCACTCCATTCATTGCCCGAGAATAAGGGTGAATTCATTCTTCTCGTTTTTCTTCACTTCGATAATGAATTTCTCTGACATCGCCCCGCTTTCTACCGAGACTTCGTACTTGCCAGCAAAACCGTTGAAAGCCACTGTGCCCGAAATATCCGTCTCGAGATGGGCAGCTGTTTTCCATTCTTCATGAATAAGCCTCTTCAACTCATCATACATCGGTTTTATCGAGAGATCATCGCGCAGAAATCCGCTGCCTGACTGCCATGCCCTGTAGAAATTCCAGTACGTTATTACCTCCACTGCTGGATGGCTGAAGAAGACTTTATAGAATATTTTGGCGATCTCGGCCTGTATCTCCTCGGCCTCACTTATTGAGACGTTGAAAGCATCTATCACGGCGGGGAGAGGAATCTGAAACTCCGATATATGAATAGGTTTTCCCAGCTGAGCCAGCTCGTCAATCGCAAGATATATGCTTTCCAAGGATTGAAGCTGACCAAGCAGGTCCTGAGCAGTGAAGATATGCGCTTCGGCCCCAATCACATCTATTGGAGTTCCTTCATTTATGAGTTGCCGGGCTCTCGAAATGAAGGCTCGCCTGGTCCGTTCATTAACCAACACCCCGTATTCATTTAGAACTGTAATGGCGTCGGGATCGGTTTCCTTAACGATTCTAAACGACTCTGCAATATAGTCCGAACCTATCGAGTCGAACCAGGGTTGAACAATAGGCTCATTAACGACATCCCAGTACTGAATGAGATCCTTGAACTCTTCGACTTCCCTAATAACTCTCGAAAAGAGGTATTCGCGGACTTCGGCCCATTGACCGAGCCTTCCTTTTATTTCTATCCATGCGGGGACGCCTACGCTCGGCGGATTTCCCCAAACAAGTGTGTGACCCTTAACCGGTACTTCGTTTTCACCCAGCCATTGGGCGATTTTCTTCGAGGCTTCGGCCAATCGGATTCTTCCTTCAGTGGACTCATAGTCTGCCCAGTAGAAGGAGGGAAGAGTGGCAAAGTTGAAGAGCTCAAGATACAAACGTTTATACTCCTGGAGATCTTCCTCAGGCAGAGGCCTGATCCCGAATCTCCTTCCGCGGTTATAACTGGTCTGGGCGTATACGTAAAGCAGATATTCCGGAGCATTTCCGAAGTAGAACTCATGTGAAAGTTGTTTGGCGGACACCGAAATGTTCTCCAACGCTTCTCCATCTCTATCTACGATTTCTATCTCAACCTGTACTTTTCTGTCGGACTCTATCCTTTCTTCGAAAGTGCTTACATCGATATCGATAGGCAAAACACTACTTCCAAAAGATAGACTGCATATTAGCAAGCCCAAGATTATTAGCAGACAGGGCCTTGGGGTCATTGCTGACTCTTCTTCTCCAATTCTCCGAAAAGACTTCAGTATTCTAGACATGGTATCTACTCCTTTCCAAGAGATCCCAGGGAGATTCCTTTCATCAAGTATCTGTGGAATGCGATGAAAATTATCAAAGATGGGGCGACAGAGAAGAAAGCTCCCGCCATCATTGGTCCTATTCCTCTATAAGGATCTCCCCACCCCGCGCTGAATCTTATCAGTGCTATAGGCAAGGTGAATTTATCCGACTTGCTCAAGATCAACAGCGGCCATAGGAAGCTGTTCCAGGAACCAAGAAACGTCATCAGGGAAAGAACGAGCATCGCGGGCTTAATGTACGGAATCACGATGCTTATCAGAAACCTGAACTTAGAACACCCATCTATCCATGCAGCATCCTCCAGCTCTTTGGGTATGTCTAGCATGTACTGCCTTAAGAGAAATACCCCGAATGTTCCCCCAAGGCCAGGCAAGATCAGGGAAAGGTAGGAATTAGATAAACCCATACCGTTTATTATGAAGAAATGAGGTATTAGAAAGAGAACGGCGGGGAAGGCCAGGACAGCGACATAAATCCAGAAGATGAACATTCGTCCTCTAAATCTCAATCGAGATAGAGCATAAGCGGCCGGGATTGACAGAACCAGCGTTGCAAGAGTGGAGCTCACCGCAACAATCACGCTGTTGAGAGTTGCTTTGATCAGTGAAAGGCCCCCAGAGGGCGCGAAGATAATCTGATAGTTCTCAGTTGTAGGGTTTTTGGGTATCCACTGAGGGGGAGTCTCAATTACAGCAAGCGTCGTTGACTTCATTGAAGTTGACAACATCCAGAAAATTGGCGCAAACCAGAAAGCTGCAAAGACCCAGAGAAGAACAGTAATAATCAGTGCAGTCACCCGTTTGCTCAGTTTCTTCTTGTTTTTTGCAACCGTAGAAGTCATCTTCTCACCCCTCCGTCGATCGTATCGATTTGGTGACCAGAACGAGCTGAATCACCGCAAATATCAGTACGATCGCAAATATATACCAGGAAATCGCTGCGGCCCTTCCGAAATCCTGTCTTTCAAATCCCACAAGGTAAAGGTAATAGACCAGTGTACGGGTCGTTCCTGCGGGGCCTCCGACTGACAAAATATAGGCCTGGTCGAACAGTCCAAATGCCAGTATTGCCTGGCGAACCACGTCAAAGAAAAGCACGCTCCTGATCCACGGCAATGTAATGTAGATGAACCTCTTCCAGGGACCGGCACCATCGAGTTTGGCAGATTCGTACTGCTCCGGCGGGATTCTTTGAAGAGCCCCTAGATAGAGCAAAATGCTGAATCCCACAATCCACCAGACGGTAACCAGAATAATCACGCCCCACGCGACGGAAGTACTTCCGAACCATGAAACTGCGTTTTCAATGAACCCAGCCTTATTCAAATAGAAATTGGCCAGACCCGAAGGGAATGAGGCAAATATCCACTTCCAGGAACTGAGAATTCCTACCGATCCAAAGAAAGCCGGCGACACAAACGCTATGAGGAGCCAGAGTTGACCGAATCTCTTTTTCTTGAGTATGTGGGCAAATAAGATTGCCACGATTATCGTGAGCGGAACGCTGATTATCGCGAAGATCACCGTATGCTGAACAGTGGGCCAAAATCTCGAATCGTTCCACGTTCGAATGTAATTGTCAAAACCGATAAAGACGTTATCTTTGAGAAGGCTCCAGTTGAAAAAGCTAATTATGAGACCAAAAACCAGCGGAACTACAACAAATAGAGCGAAGAAGAACAGGTGAGGGAGAAGGAACAACCACGATCCTAACTCCCTTCGGAATCGTTTAGGTGATTTAGAATGTGATTGTGTCAATTACTCCTCCTCCCTTCACCAACAAAGCGATTACTTATCTGCGATTAGTTTCTTGACCAGTAGTCGTCAAGGATTTCCTGTACGGCAAATGCAGCTTCTTTCATACCTGCTTCCGGAGATATCGAGTGAAGCACTAATACTTCCTCAAGGTAGACTGCGATCTCGGCCTCGATTTCCGATATCAGTGGGAACATCTGGAACTGTCTTACGTATTCGGAATCCTGAGATACTGCGTAGATGTGAGGAAGTCTTTCCTTCAGTTCCTGACTTTCGGCGACTGATTTTCTTGCAGGAGTCTGGCCCGCTTCATACCAGTCAATGGCGTGGTCCCAAAGATACTTGATGAATGTCGTTGCCGCTCCCAGTACCTTTGGATCTTCAACCATGACGGTTGGCATCGCGAGCACGTGGGATCCTCCAAATACGGCCTTAGTGTTGCCTAACTGAGGAGCTACCGCATAACCGAAATCCTCACCCAGTTGTTCCATCCAGGGTTTAATGGTCCAGATACCGGTTATTAACACAGTGCTCTC
The sequence above is drawn from the Mesotoga sp. BH458_6_3_2_1 genome and encodes:
- a CDS encoding L-ribulose-5-phosphate 4-epimerase, with the translated sequence MLRELKEEVYRANVALIESGLVKLTWGNASGISRKERLVVIKPSGVDYSDLSPDNMVVVDLEGRVVEGELRPSSDTPTHVLLYRCFGKIGGVVHTHSTWATSWAQAGKSIPCFGTTHADHFYNEVPCTRLLNAEETETDYESNTGRIIEEAFSERDYLGTPGVLVAGHAPFTWGKDVLDAVKNGIILEEIAKMACLSLLINAETGILPKHIMDKHYFRKHGKEAYYGQTPKNK
- a CDS encoding carbohydrate ABC transporter permease, which translates into the protein MTSTVAKNKKKLSKRVTALIITVLLWVFAAFWFAPIFWMLSTSMKSTTLAVIETPPQWIPKNPTTENYQIIFAPSGGLSLIKATLNSVIVAVSSTLATLVLSIPAAYALSRLRFRGRMFIFWIYVAVLAFPAVLFLIPHFFIINGMGLSNSYLSLILPGLGGTFGVFLLRQYMLDIPKELEDAAWIDGCSKFRFLISIVIPYIKPAMLVLSLMTFLGSWNSFLWPLLILSKSDKFTLPIALIRFSAGWGDPYRGIGPMMAGAFFSVAPSLIIFIAFHRYLMKGISLGSLGKE
- a CDS encoding endo-1,4-beta-xylanase, with the translated sequence MSRILKSFRRIGEEESAMTPRPCLLIILGLLICSLSFGSSVLPIDIDVSTFEERIESDRKVQVEIEIVDRDGEALENISVSAKQLSHEFYFGNAPEYLLYVYAQTSYNRGRRFGIRPLPEEDLQEYKRLYLELFNFATLPSFYWADYESTEGRIRLAEASKKIAQWLGENEVPVKGHTLVWGNPPSVGVPAWIEIKGRLGQWAEVREYLFSRVIREVEEFKDLIQYWDVVNEPIVQPWFDSIGSDYIAESFRIVKETDPDAITVLNEYGVLVNERTRRAFISRARQLINEGTPIDVIGAEAHIFTAQDLLGQLQSLESIYLAIDELAQLGKPIHISEFQIPLPAVIDAFNVSISEAEEIQAEIAKIFYKVFFSHPAVEVITYWNFYRAWQSGSGFLRDDLSIKPMYDELKRLIHEEWKTAAHLETDISGTVAFNGFAGKYEVSVESGAMSEKFIIEVKKNEKNEFTLILGQ
- a CDS encoding FGGY-family carbohydrate kinase, coding for MYLIGCDIGTQGTKSVMVNEKGEVLVEAQREYDVIKPGSNWAEQWPDVWVKAAFETIKEVSEKSGVPKKEIAALAVSGLYGGSGVPVDSGMKPLHPCLIWMDRRATSQTAWVKENISKDKIFSITGNYVDSYYGFTKIMWLRDNRPDIWKKIYQFVTPKDYMVYQLTGENAIDYSSAGNIGGVFDIRKLTWSKEMCEALGIPIEYLPERIVKSSDVVGRVTAESSKLCGLLEGTPVVSGGIDAPVAQLSAGALEEGEHVAMVGTSTCWGTVHDGKDLPFGLVSFPYVVNDTERIYSFGGSATTGALAKWFKEEFADSEESVGQRTGKSPYQLLDMEVEKIPAGSDGIVVLPYFMGERSPIWDPFAKGVFFGVTLVHTRAHMYKALMEGAAYALRHNMENGIKAGLKLDDECWIVGGVAKSTAWNRIFADITGYKMRQVSSLVEAPFGDAFLAGLGVGLIDRPERIKEWVKFRDPISPNSENQRVYEKQYLIFRELYEKTKEIMWKMH
- a CDS encoding alpha-N-arabinofuranosidase, giving the protein MQTSVKIWPRKIGKIDNMIYGHFTEHLGRCIYDGIYNEKSPKSDSRGFRRDVMDAVKNIKCPILRWPGGNFVSAYHWQDGIGPLEKRPQLLNYIWGGVESNKFGTDEFIEYCREINTEPYLAVSLGTATLDEAIAWLEYCNLDTPTKYAQMRKENGHPEPYGVKYWGIGNEVYGPWQVGHCSAAEYAEKLRQYTQFMKGVDPSIKVIAVGADNPGWDMTVLKHAGHLIDYISIHQYHGCDDYFGTVASVYYCEQRLKLLEGLIKHLRLDHVKISFDEWNIWYKISAEREGAEKRIVLLEEPYALKDGLFAAGIFAVMHRMANTVQMANLAQMVNALGMIKTKGDEMVLTPIYHAFDLFVNHTGRTVLDMAIGSETYEINSKTFVEGRNSFKLSDVPYVDGSATYNEDKNILSVALINYYQKDVEVSLDLSGIEVQKRAVQHILTGSAPDEMNDFDNPERIKLWSKELTSCSPKMTVKLDSMSASVIEFSLDGKL
- a CDS encoding alpha-L-arabinofuranosidase C-terminal domain-containing protein, with amino-acid sequence MKTATILLTFVLMMALVPVTLVANTDHVLTIDPSNLGPEISPFLYGIFFEDINHAVDGGLYAELVRNRSFEHKDPLEGWFAVFETGCQATFSIDSDLPLNENNLHYLSFDIASENKSVSLSNNGYDGIPLKKGKRYEFSAFIRGNSEYSGEIAVLLTDAKGNKIVEASLGSAFGAEWEKYSVEFEIPEDYGNSRLLLTLKGAGEVCLDMISLFPEENWNGMRVDLLNMLEELRPGFVRFPGGCLVEGDSLENAYRWKDTIGPVEERKANYNLWGYHQSYGIGFSEYLLLSERLEAEPIPIFNSGMSCQVRGAEYCPIDEMEEWITNVLDFIEFANGPQTSFWGSKRVELGHPEPFDVKYIGIGNENWGTEYYDRFPLFREAVKAKYPEIIIVFSGPPSYEGASFNRAWRWARENDVEILDEHMYAVPEWMLRNTERYDKYDRTGPKVMLGEYAAHAAGTRNSLQAAMAEAALMTGIERNSDIVIMAAYAPLFNRPGWSQWTPDLIWFDNTRVYGTPSYHVQKLFNENLGDVVIPSELTDENLEVIGYWFKSLYHVCVYDRETENLIIKIVNPWPEEKEVRVEIGEELKIKEQAEVILMTSDSVFDENTFQNPEKVLPKKYVLSGLSNEFTFTFAENSITILRLKAVGL
- the araA gene encoding L-arabinose isomerase, with amino-acid sequence MVVFQKGGLITITRDLEVWFITGSQELYGKEVLKKVEENSKKLVDALNDAISSPIKIAWKPVLKDANQIKKVIDEANSSKICVGLIAWMHTFSPAKMWIAGLKSLEKPFLHFHTQFEQKIPWNTIDMDYMNTNQSAHGGREFGFISTRLELKRKVIAGHWSDSKVISKMEDWIRAALGWNEAHTLKVARLGDNMRDVAVTEGNKVDAQIDFGYEVHGFAVGDYIEGYFKQVKRSEAEELVNRYQEEYPIKKSTVSEEVFQASIWEAARIEIALRRFLEEGGFKAFTTTFQDLHGMRQLPGIAVQRLMRDGYGFGGEGDWKSAALVRIMKVMAEGIDVGTSFIEDYIYHFEPGNIKELGSHMLEVCESIADGTPSLEVHPLSIGGKEPPARLVFNAKEGPAVQACIVEFGDRFRMIVNELEVVKQDEDMPKLPVARALWVPKPDLATAATAWILAGGAHHSSMSYTVTVEQLEDLSDMFGIEMVVIDDKTDIKEFKKELRYNELYYKLKKL
- a CDS encoding carbohydrate ABC transporter permease; this translates as MTQSHSKSPKRFRRELGSWLFLLPHLFFFALFVVVPLVFGLIISFFNWSLLKDNVFIGFDNYIRTWNDSRFWPTVQHTVIFAIISVPLTIIVAILFAHILKKKRFGQLWLLIAFVSPAFFGSVGILSSWKWIFASFPSGLANFYLNKAGFIENAVSWFGSTSVAWGVIILVTVWWIVGFSILLYLGALQRIPPEQYESAKLDGAGPWKRFIYITLPWIRSVLFFDVVRQAILAFGLFDQAYILSVGGPAGTTRTLVYYLYLVGFERQDFGRAAAISWYIFAIVLIFAVIQLVLVTKSIRSTEG